The Chamaesiphon minutus PCC 6605 DNA window CTCAAAATATCGAACTAACAGCCACTGCCACGACTCAAGCTACTTGGTAACTTGAGAGCCTCTTGGTAGCAATGCTAAAGATGTATATCGATCGTCAACACCTGTCGATCGGTCTTTATGAGTAGAGGATTTAATTGCCTGTTACCAGCACCCAGCGATCGACTGTCAACTTTCAACTATCAACTAAATTTATATGTCCCACTTTAGCAATATCAAGACCAAGATCCGCAATGTAGAATCACTCACGGCTGCATTGACAGATCTCGGTATCGATTGGAAAACTGGCCCTCAAGCCGTGCGCGGTTACCAAGGCGATACTCGCACCGCCGCAGTCGTCATCGAGCAAGAAAATGGCTACGATATCGGCTTTAGCAGCAATGGCAATAACGAGTACGAACTCATTGCCGATCTCCAATTCTGGCAGCAAAATTGGTCGGTCGATCGCTTTTTGAGTCAAGTGACTCAGCGATACGCTTATCATACAGTTGTAACTGAAGCGACCAAGCAAGGTTTTCAAGTCGCTGAAGAACGCAATCAACAAGACGGTTCGATTAAGCTAGTAGTTCAACGCTGGAGTGCATAACTCATGTCTGATTTTACCCCACCATTAGATGGTAACCAATCTGGTTTCGAGCCAGAACTAGGCGGCTTTTTGCGCGACGCAGAAGATCGATCGGGTTTTGAGCCGGAACTCGGTGGGGTATGGCGACAGAAAGGTGTCTATGTTGATGAGCTGACTTGTATCGGGTGTTTGCATTGCGCTCATACAGCTCGCAATACGTTTTATATCGAGCCGGAGCACGGCAGAGCGAGGGTAGTTCGTCAAGATGGCGATCTCGAAGATACGATCCAAGAAGCGATCGATACTTGTCCAGTAAACTGCATTCAGTGGGTCGATTATACAGAGTTAAAGAAACTAGAAGCAGAACGTCAATATCAAGTAATTCCGATGGCTGGTTTCCCTGTCGATCGAGCTACAATTGCGGCTAGAGTTCGACGTCGTAAACTGAATAAGGGAAAATAGAATTTCAGACATCTTGCATCAGTTTGACGTTTAGATCTACTAGTGCTTAGTTTCAATCCAGGGTACCCACAAGGGGCACCCCTACATAATTAATCGGTAGGGGTGCCCCCAGATCTACACTAAATTACTTAAGATAAAATAAGATTTGATATTTCTTGTCAGTTAACGACCGTCGATATTAACATGGAGATCGCTTCGTTAAAATCCATGTCGCGCTCGCTAAAATGACATTCTAAGTCACCATAAATGATGTTGTTATAGTCTATTCCTACTGCCCAGCATGGATGAGCACCAATCTTTATTATTAATGCTTCATGCCTTAATTCCTCCAATGGAAATGAAGTATAATTTATTAAATATCGACTCCAAATTTATCATAGTTATCAAGATAATTAATTAGCGTTTCGGTGGATAATGCGCTAGATTTACTCAAAATATTATCGATCGCTAGTAATCTATCGGAGCATTCAAAGATTTCAGTTATTTTCTTAGCTTTGTCATATTTACTAACTGCTTCATTTTCGACACAATCGCTATTATAAGTATCGATCGACTCACCATTCAAGTAAAGTTTATATCCAAATTCACTACTATCATGTAGATATGCAGCCATTACCGCACAGTTGAAAAAATTAGAGATCTGACTTACCGGAAATAGCTTCTCATTACAATCAGCGGAGATATCTCGATCGTAAATTACCGTGAATTTATTTATAGTAGGAGATATAAAAGCAGTTCTCTTTAGGCTTGACAAATAATCGACTATTTTTTCTTGAGTAACGTTATAAACAGTAACGTTTGCGTAATGATTTCCCATTCACACATCCTAATTCACTATATTATAGCAACGTAGAAAAGTCGCGCGAACCATGAATAATCCGAATGATAATTAACACATCTTCTCTAGTGAGATAGAAAATTATATATTTCTTAAATCCTTTGACACCCCACTGTCGTAGTCCTATCAGACTTTGATTTTGAGTTGGATAAATACGTCCTAAGCTTGGTGTAGTGGCTATCTTGGCAAAGGTTTTACGAGCAGCATCAAAAAATCGTAAAGCAGCATCAGGATTGTTCTGAGAAATATATGTATAAATCTCGTCAAAATCTTGACTAGCAAGAGGCGATATCTGAAGACGCAAGCTCATGGTTTGATGAGACTAGAGCGTTTCTGCTCCCACCAGTCATCATTAACTTCGATAGGTTCGCCACTTTCGAGTCCTTCAATTAGCATTCCTTCGAGTCGTTCTCTTTCTCTTTCTCGATCGAGAAGGTTACGTAGATAATGATCTGTAGACGGAAATCCATTTTTTACAGTCTGACTTTCAATGAAAGTTTGTAGATCTTCAGGTATAGAGAATGTAACTGCAACCATCTGGGCTTTCTCCAATGCCACTAAGTTGATAACTATATTTTAATCGATGTCAAGAGCATTTGACCTGTTGTATTTAGCAGCCCTAAAATCCTAAATCCATTTGAGCTGCTTTCGCTGCCACCAAAATTTCCTCATCCGACTTAGTGCCCCAATCAGGATCGCCGATTTCTTCGTAGAATTTTTGGTCGTAGGGACGAGTGCGAACGACTACTGGCATCGGTACGGCATGTCCTAAGACTAAGGCTTGTTGCTTGGAATCTAACTTTGCCAAGACAGACTTCAATCCCTGTGCGCCGGATACGCCTGTAAAGATCGCGTCGATATCTTTTTCATCGTTAATTAACGCCGTAATTCGCGTACCGATTTGGGACATAATTTCGTTATCGATACCCGATGGACGTTGATCGACGATTAGTAATGTCACGAAAAACTTCCGCATTT harbors:
- a CDS encoding type II toxin-antitoxin system RelE/ParE family toxin, producing MSLRLQISPLASQDFDEIYTYISQNNPDAALRFFDAARKTFAKIATTPSLGRIYPTQNQSLIGLRQWGVKGFKKYIIFYLTREDVLIIIRIIHGSRDFSTLL
- a CDS encoding ferredoxin — encoded protein: MSDFTPPLDGNQSGFEPELGGFLRDAEDRSGFEPELGGVWRQKGVYVDELTCIGCLHCAHTARNTFYIEPEHGRARVVRQDGDLEDTIQEAIDTCPVNCIQWVDYTELKKLEAERQYQVIPMAGFPVDRATIAARVRRRKLNKGK
- a CDS encoding DUF1257 domain-containing protein, translated to MSHFSNIKTKIRNVESLTAALTDLGIDWKTGPQAVRGYQGDTRTAAVVIEQENGYDIGFSSNGNNEYELIADLQFWQQNWSVDRFLSQVTQRYAYHTVVTEATKQGFQVAEERNQQDGSIKLVVQRWSA
- a CDS encoding ribbon-helix-helix domain-containing protein, coding for MVAVTFSIPEDLQTFIESQTVKNGFPSTDHYLRNLLDRERERERLEGMLIEGLESGEPIEVNDDWWEQKRSSLIKP